A stretch of Arthrobacter sunyaminii DNA encodes these proteins:
- the ctaD gene encoding cytochrome c oxidase subunit I — protein sequence MSTLKYSTDESGTFVAPRVVPLSKGRIVVNWITSTDHKTIGYMYLIASFIFFCLGGVMALVIRAELFEPGMQILQTKEQYNQLFTMHGTVMLLMFATPLFAGFANVIMPLQIGAPDVAFPRLNALAFWFFLFGSTIAVSGFITPQGAASFGWTAYAPLSNTTFSPGIGGDLWVFGLALSGFGTILGAVNFVTTIICLRAPGMTMWRMPIFTWNTLVTAILVLMAFPPLAAALFALGADRRFGAHIFDPDRGGSILWQHLFWFFGHPEVYIIALPFFGIISEVLPVFSRKPIFGYKGLVFATIAIAALSVTVWAHHMYVTGAIMQSFFAFMTMLIAVPTGVKFFNWIGTMWRGSITFETPMLWSIGFLITFLFGGLTGIILSSPPLDYQVSDTYFVVAHFHYVIFGTVVFAMFAGFYFWWPKFTGKMLNERLGKIHFWLLFIGFHGTFLIQHWLGVIGMPRRYADYLVEDRFTAMNQLSTISSMILGVSMIPFFWNVYITWRRGRRVDVDDPWGFGCSLEWATSCPPPRHNFTSLPRIRSERPALDLHHPELKPRANEDTDNPMVKVFGAADMGSEKPNDPDPRD from the coding sequence ATCACAAGACGATCGGGTACATGTACCTGATCGCGTCGTTCATCTTCTTCTGCCTGGGCGGGGTGATGGCCCTGGTGATCCGCGCCGAGCTCTTCGAGCCCGGAATGCAGATCCTGCAGACCAAGGAGCAGTACAACCAGCTGTTCACCATGCACGGCACGGTCATGCTGCTGATGTTCGCCACGCCTCTGTTCGCCGGCTTTGCCAACGTCATCATGCCGCTGCAAATTGGTGCACCCGATGTTGCCTTTCCCCGGTTGAACGCGCTGGCTTTCTGGTTCTTCCTCTTTGGCAGCACCATCGCGGTCAGCGGGTTCATCACGCCTCAGGGCGCGGCGTCCTTTGGATGGACGGCCTATGCGCCGCTGTCCAACACCACGTTCTCGCCCGGGATCGGCGGGGACCTGTGGGTGTTCGGGCTGGCCCTGTCCGGGTTCGGCACTATCCTGGGCGCAGTCAACTTCGTCACGACGATCATCTGCCTGCGCGCCCCCGGCATGACCATGTGGCGGATGCCGATCTTCACCTGGAACACGCTGGTCACCGCCATCCTGGTCCTCATGGCGTTCCCGCCTCTGGCAGCAGCACTGTTCGCCCTCGGAGCGGACCGCCGGTTCGGAGCACACATCTTTGACCCCGACCGCGGCGGCTCCATCCTGTGGCAGCACCTGTTCTGGTTCTTCGGCCACCCCGAGGTCTACATCATCGCCCTGCCGTTCTTCGGCATCATCTCGGAAGTGCTGCCGGTCTTCAGCCGGAAGCCGATCTTCGGGTACAAGGGGCTCGTCTTTGCCACGATCGCCATTGCAGCCCTGTCCGTCACCGTGTGGGCCCACCACATGTACGTCACCGGTGCGATCATGCAGTCCTTCTTCGCCTTCATGACCATGCTGATCGCCGTACCGACCGGCGTGAAGTTCTTCAACTGGATCGGCACCATGTGGCGGGGATCCATCACGTTCGAGACGCCCATGCTGTGGAGCATCGGCTTCCTCATCACGTTCCTCTTCGGCGGCCTGACGGGCATCATCCTGTCCTCGCCGCCGCTGGACTACCAGGTCTCTGACACCTACTTTGTGGTGGCACACTTCCACTACGTGATCTTCGGAACCGTTGTGTTCGCCATGTTCGCCGGCTTCTATTTCTGGTGGCCCAAATTCACCGGGAAGATGCTTAACGAGCGTCTGGGCAAGATCCATTTTTGGCTGTTGTTCATTGGGTTCCACGGCACGTTCCTGATCCAGCACTGGCTGGGCGTTATCGGCATGCCGCGCCGCTACGCCGATTATTTGGTGGAGGACCGCTTTACCGCCATGAACCAGCTGTCCACGATTTCCTCCATGATCCTGGGTGTTTCAATGATTCCGTTCTTCTGGAACGTGTACATCACCTGGCGCCGGGGACGCCGGGTGGACGTGGATGATCCCTGGGGCTTCGGGTGTTCGCTGGAGTGGGCCACGTCCTGCCCGCCGCCGCGCCACAACTTCACCTCCCTGCCCCGCATCCGGTCCGAGCGTCCTGCCCTGGACCTGCATCATCCGGAGCTGAAACCGCGGGCCAACGAGGACACGGACAACCCCATGGTCAAGGTCTTCGGGGCTGCGGATATGGGCAGTGAGAAGCCCAATGATCCGGACCCGCGGGACTAG
- a CDS encoding zinc-binding dehydrogenase, producing the protein MRAWQYMGKQQPIQLNEVEEPVPGPTQVIIDVLAAGLCHSDVMYMEVGDQAMPFLPMTQGHENAGVITALGSEVTGFKVGDVVGVNSAGVQPPLGMFTPGGFADKLAADYRDLARVPDGLDISLAALATDAGMTSYHAMIKAGGAKKGMKVGVIGFGGLGQIGARAAVLAGAEVHVAEMKEEAWPAAREVGAVSCVKDAAEWVTDPRRGGDFDLVVDYAGFDTTQKAVNAIKRGGKVVQVGLGKQTFTILTTSILGKTIEGSLGGTVADIEEVFDLMLRGEITPGYEEITFDQIGEGLERLKNNQVLGRLVARFGN; encoded by the coding sequence ATGAGAGCTTGGCAGTACATGGGGAAGCAGCAGCCGATCCAGCTGAACGAGGTTGAGGAGCCGGTTCCCGGTCCCACCCAGGTCATTATTGATGTGTTGGCTGCAGGCCTGTGCCACTCCGACGTGATGTACATGGAGGTCGGGGACCAGGCCATGCCGTTCCTGCCGATGACGCAGGGCCATGAGAACGCCGGCGTCATTACGGCGCTGGGCTCGGAAGTCACCGGCTTCAAAGTGGGGGACGTGGTGGGCGTGAATTCCGCCGGCGTCCAGCCGCCGCTGGGCATGTTCACCCCCGGCGGCTTCGCGGACAAGCTGGCCGCGGATTACCGCGATCTGGCCCGCGTTCCGGACGGCCTGGACATCTCCCTTGCCGCTTTGGCCACGGACGCCGGCATGACCTCGTATCACGCGATGATCAAGGCCGGCGGTGCGAAGAAGGGCATGAAGGTCGGCGTCATCGGCTTCGGCGGACTGGGGCAGATCGGTGCCCGCGCTGCGGTCCTGGCCGGGGCCGAGGTGCACGTGGCTGAGATGAAGGAAGAGGCTTGGCCCGCGGCCAGGGAAGTCGGTGCAGTTTCCTGCGTGAAGGATGCCGCGGAATGGGTGACCGATCCGCGGCGGGGCGGCGACTTTGACCTCGTGGTCGATTACGCCGGTTTCGATACCACCCAGAAAGCCGTGAATGCGATTAAGCGCGGCGGCAAGGTTGTCCAGGTCGGTTTGGGCAAACAGACGTTCACCATCCTGACCACCTCGATCCTGGGCAAGACCATCGAAGGTTCGCTCGGCGGCACCGTGGCCGACATCGAGGAGGTCTTTGACCTGATGCTCCGCGGCGAGATCACTCCGGGCTACGAGGAAATCACGTTCGACCAGATCGGCGAGGGCCTCGAGCGGCTGAAGAACAACCAGGTTCTCGGCCGGCTCGTTGCCCGCTTCGGGAACTAA
- a CDS encoding cyclase family protein, producing the protein MTAVPDTDPLAPWVREIAAKHEVDRHGTGQQCRGSVALIDEAARLRGAAHIKRGRVVSLEREVETRPASLAAERQRADAEKGQWEALGLSEMPAGHGAVDLKEQIGVYGRAAHGGEVISYDPHGVHNTHMDGLAHIGADGTWHGSIPVQNTATDEDTMVNWAQHGIATRGVVLDVAAARGVEWITAEKPVTAAELDAALTATGVTLEAGDALIIYQGRDRYEAAGNVYPSGAAAVARPGIGEEGAEWIAAQDPGLVLWDFHDARNNPRGALEVHNLIWAIGLCLVDNCLLGPAVAKLKAAGVSTGLLVAAPPAIHRSTGVLINPVLLY; encoded by the coding sequence ATGACAGCCGTACCGGATACTGATCCGCTCGCCCCGTGGGTACGTGAAATCGCGGCAAAGCACGAAGTCGACCGGCATGGAACAGGGCAGCAGTGCCGCGGCTCGGTTGCACTCATCGACGAGGCAGCCCGGCTGCGGGGCGCCGCCCACATCAAACGCGGGCGTGTCGTCTCGCTTGAACGCGAGGTGGAAACCCGTCCGGCCAGTCTGGCCGCCGAACGACAGCGGGCGGACGCTGAAAAGGGCCAGTGGGAGGCGCTCGGCCTGTCCGAGATGCCCGCCGGCCACGGCGCCGTGGACCTGAAGGAACAGATCGGCGTGTACGGTCGCGCTGCCCACGGCGGCGAGGTCATCTCCTACGATCCGCACGGCGTCCACAACACGCACATGGACGGGCTGGCACATATCGGTGCGGATGGGACATGGCATGGATCCATCCCGGTGCAGAACACCGCCACTGATGAGGACACCATGGTGAACTGGGCGCAGCACGGGATCGCCACCCGCGGCGTCGTCCTCGACGTCGCCGCTGCCCGCGGCGTGGAGTGGATCACTGCGGAGAAGCCCGTCACCGCTGCTGAACTGGACGCCGCGCTTACCGCCACAGGCGTGACGCTGGAAGCCGGGGATGCGCTGATCATTTACCAGGGCCGGGACCGTTACGAGGCAGCGGGCAACGTGTATCCAAGCGGAGCCGCCGCGGTGGCCCGCCCCGGCATCGGGGAAGAGGGAGCCGAGTGGATAGCGGCTCAGGACCCCGGGCTGGTGCTGTGGGACTTCCACGATGCACGTAACAACCCGCGCGGAGCATTGGAAGTGCACAACCTGATCTGGGCCATCGGTCTCTGCCTGGTGGACAACTGCCTGCTTGGACCCGCTGTGGCCAAGCTCAAGGCCGCCGGTGTATCTACGGGTCTTCTCGTTGCTGCCCCGCCGGCCATTCACCGGTCCACCGGAGTCTTGATCAACCCGGTGCTCCTCTACTGA